In Alosa sapidissima isolate fAloSap1 chromosome 11, fAloSap1.pri, whole genome shotgun sequence, a single window of DNA contains:
- the c11h11orf96 gene encoding uncharacterized protein C11orf96 homolog, whose amino-acid sequence MAARRMEVVGFPALPAHLLASTMEEFPQQLPVPKGPAHGRSRPRRPREARFKTQPVTFAEIAEVEEEGVSPLEEERARRSFLQSLESLRRSTQTLHHGPPAHAAHSSSTPTQASLDSSDSDSAH is encoded by the coding sequence ATGGCCGCCCGTCGGATGGAGGTGGTGGGCTTCCCCGCGCTGCCCGCCCACCTGCTGGCGTCCACCATGGAGGAGTTCCCGCAGCAGCTGCCCGTGCCCAAAGGCCCCGCGCACGGACGCAGCCGGCCTCGCCGGCCCCGCGAGGCGCGCTTCAAGACACAGCCCGTCACCTTCGCCGAGATCgccgaggtggaggaggagggcgtCTCTCCGCTGGAGGAGGAGCGTGCGCGACGGTCCTTCCTGCAGTCCCTGGAGAGCCTGCGGAGGAGCACCCAGACGCTGCACCACGGACCCCCGGCACACGCCgcccactcctcctccacccccacgcAGGCCAGCTTGGACTCCAGCGACTCCGACTCGGCACACTGA